The segment GTTACTAACTCTTCAGAGATTCTAGAAATATGCATCATAGAAGTACTTATGTTAAATAAAATTTCTAATGCAAAATCTCTATCTGAAACTGTATCCATAGCATGAGTTGTTGGAGATTTGAAACCTAGTTTTTGTGAAGTTGATTCCCTATTTATATTATGTGGAGTACCAGCTAATGCTGCACTCCCTAAAGGTGAATAGTTGTTTCTCTCATATGAACTTTCAAACCTTTCATAATCTCTTTTAAACATATTTGCATAAGCCAATAAATGATAACCAAAATTTAAAGGTTGTGCATGTTGTAAATGTGTCATACCTGGAATTAATGTTGTAGTATGTTTATTAGCAACTTCAACAAATACTTTTATCAACTCTTTTAGTTGTGATTTAATACTCAAACTTTTCTCTTGAACATATAATCTAAAATCTGTTGCAACTTGGTCATTTCTACTTCTTGCTGTATGAAGTTTTTTCCCTGGTTCACCAATTATTTCTGTAAGTCTACTTTCAACTGCCATATGGATATCTTCAGTTTCAAGGGTAAATTCAAAGTTACCTGATTCAATCTCTTCTTTTACTTGTAAAAGTCCTGATTCAATAGCTTCTTGTTCATCTTTTGTTAAAACCCCTTGTTCACATAACATTTGTGAATGGGCAATTGAACCTTTTATATCTTGAGCATATAACTCTTTATCAAACATAATTGAAGCATTAAACTCATCTAATATTTGTGCATTTGTGTTTTTTAATATTTGGTCATTTGACATAAATTGTCCTTAAATTTGGAAATGTAGTATTAATATTAATAGATTCTGCGTATTATATCAAAAGCTATATAATACGCAGTTTTTAGTAGA is part of the Arcobacter arenosus genome and harbors:
- the argH gene encoding argininosuccinate lyase, with the protein product MSNDQILKNTNAQILDEFNASIMFDKELYAQDIKGSIAHSQMLCEQGVLTKDEQEAIESGLLQVKEEIESGNFEFTLETEDIHMAVESRLTEIIGEPGKKLHTARSRNDQVATDFRLYVQEKSLSIKSQLKELIKVFVEVANKHTTTLIPGMTHLQHAQPLNFGYHLLAYANMFKRDYERFESSYERNNYSPLGSAALAGTPHNINRESTSQKLGFKSPTTHAMDTVSDRDFALEILFNISTSMMHISRISEELVTWSSYEFQFVRMSDEYATTSSIMPQKKNPDVPELLRGKTGRVYGNLISLLTVMKGLPLAYNKDTQEDKEGVFDSVKTIEISLSILTEVIRTMIVNVDKMENACKIGHLTATDLADFLVQKQNMPFRTAYYITKDVVAYANSLNKDISELTIDEIRNANEQLKDVSEELVMYLDLRNSMNARNSFGGTSTLQTVEQIKVFEEWLNN